Within Aedes aegypti strain LVP_AGWG unplaced genomic scaffold, AaegL5.0 Primary Assembly AGWG_AaegL5_hic_scaff_968_PBJ_arrow, whole genome shotgun sequence, the genomic segment gagaccccacgaaattttggcggaaaaatctggaaagttttcaaaatcaatgaaagagtcagtcaagtcatcgtgcaaaagtttgggttcgcccctcagtatggtgtatcgtgcaaaagtttgggatctcttcaaagaatataaaattacgattctaatgacactttgatttaacattttggtcgatccaaagctgaggaaattagatatgatttttaattgtgttttgaaaaatgtcacaactttaagtaaaaatttagtataaaaaaatcaaaaaatgtttttggaaaaatacatacgaagtaagaataactcttaactcagagatatggacagaacacttttgtatatttttttgggggtgaacccaaacttttgcacgggagtgtatatgtttttttttgcgccAGTGTCtcaatatacatttttgcattttctcaTCGTAtaaggctgtttttcatcacgccagtctgtcatgaaacggcctactttcctgcactggagtatgcagtgcgggaaaagTCATTACATTACGcgactgaaaccagtgctgtaatgattcattacgcaacgatttctcattacgcaactgttttgagttgcgcaatgaatcattacccaacaatttttcaaaaattgtgaaataatggtgaatgcttccgatgtaatttctgataccctcaagtaatcttcaacgaaattgcaaaaaatgttgtacgtaactcgttgcagaactcgatttttacagcactcgtcgtaattatcctacttggataaatttacgacacgtgctataaaaatcatcattctgcaacttgttccgtaaactactactATCTTACATGGATTCCGTCAATCATGGTatcatataccgttttgattcatactacggacacttaaggcctcaataAAGTCTAACTTATCAGAAAGCATAAAAATAAaccattctgtatgattcctccacgTTATCAAGCCTTCACataacacttaactttcgaatggtggatgaagattttgattctgatttaaaataaatagaaatttgtGAACTTTcattaattaataattattattccggacgctttctcacttttgcctcatattccggacactttgattcttATTCTGGaaagctcatgaaaatcataaacgGAAGAGTCAAATTATcagttgaaatcgtcaaaccacttaagagacgtctaaggtagttgagAATTATGaatttgcatagatatctatggaaaatgcctATTAAAACAAGCCTAGAAAGTGAGAATTTTTGAGCGACAAAAATTGGAACATTTCGAATtaatagagtgtccggaatttgaagctgtccgtaatatgaatcagacCGGTATGCAATAAATGAAAATTCAGAGCAACAcgcaaaatgtgttatttttcatcacattTGAAATAAGTTTTTTGATGGACGTGTTGCAGACTCAATAAAACTCAAATTacttttgtaaatgttgcaaatgcttTGAATTGGCTATTAAATACTATTCCTGAATTAAATGCATTCCATGATGAACACATTTACaaaattcgaggcatttccagattgtgtccggtattgggtgcctcCTTATCAAATTGGTCACTTTGGTATTAAAATTCATCTTCAAATGCAATGTGTTTTAAAAGGGGTCAAACAGTGCTGCCAGGATTTCTTTCTCATGCGCTGAAAAAATACGTACTGAGAACTTTTGCCCCAAATTACTCTAATTGCTTCTGCTTTCTTTTTTTAAGGAACCGTACAACCTACAGTTTTTTATAATCTTCCATCAATCATTTCTACTCGGGCACCGACAGTGCAAGTTTGGCGCATTACccgcagcaacagcagcagtaaTTGAGGTAATTACACCTTCATTTAACCGCCAATAAGCACTGGCGCAGAAGAAAATACTCGACTACGTGAACCATATGATGAGTCTGGAGAAACTTGCTAGATGAATGAAATAGTTCAATGTCTGATGGCTCAAATTCTAGACCATCAAATGGCGGGCTGATGATGATGGCGTGGAATATGTAAAATTGCCTTTTAAATCGGGTATGTTTGTGGGAAATGGGTCACGTCAGAAAGTTGATCAAGAAATTATATGTATAGGTACTGTCTATGGCAAATTACGTAACAGTTTCCGTATCTGCTACGCTACTACTGTTGCCGGTGGGTCGCCAaagcaatttaaaacaaatcacATCCTTGCCTCACACGCGGTTGCGTTCATTACCGCTACCAATGAATGGAACGAATCGAGACCTGAATGCTGCACTTTGCAACTCTTGCAAGTCGTTTGTGGAATGTATCGAAAAGTAATTAGCAATATATTGAAAACTGTACCGGAAAAGTTGGATCGTTCTGTtcttttcaacttttttatGATTCTGATATGTATATCTTCTATATACAAAAGAGCGGAcctattttttcattatttgtcgTAACATCTAGAGCCTTTCAAAATAATAAGCATATGTCTTAATTTCGATTTGGTTATCATAATTTTCACAAGAAAGTTCAATTCCGCAAATGATTCATTCATATATTTCAGAACGCCCAAAGTTATTGTCGTATTCTAAATTATATATGTTTAAGCTTCACTAGATTTAGCTTGGAGAACAAGCTTTGATTGTTGCCAATTTCTTTTCGAAACAGTTCTCAGACCCCGTCGTAAGTAGATCCAGTTTGGGTTTTTGTGCACCCAACTGCCATCAACCGAAGAAAAGTGTTACTGACTACAgttatttgttacatttttccaCTTGGTGGCCGTTTTGCGACGCACGGTCCCATGATTGTGGTTTCTCCCCGTACGATAAAAAAACGGGGCTCCAAACCGACAAAAAACAACATAAAACAACGAATGCTATTTTACACACAGAGACCAACCTATCTAGGTGCTCTTGGTATCTTGGTATGCAAATTCAATTGGTGTTTTACCGAATCGGGTTGATCTTCGGTCTTCATGGTGCTTGGTTGTTGCACTTAATAGAGCAAATCGGTTTTGCTGCAAAAAATGTAGGAAGTAATTTGCACCAGTAACGGTTCCCAAACGTTGGCACAGCTCGAATATTAATCAGCTGCTTTGTCATAAAATTTCCGCAGAAATACGTTCGAATTGGCTAAGAATCAGTCGTCCTTCTCAGTGCGAAGCGTACACTCATGCTGTGCGTATACAAATTGTTCATGCTGACAGAAGTTTTGGTACTAAAAGCtgtaaaacagtacttttcagtgttgACTCATAAACTTTTACGTGTTACAAATTTAATTCGATTCAACAAATGttagtcttgctcttctagccATAGAAAagacattcgacagtgtttggcatgaaggtaaattatcagaactccaagtttgaaagacttcctgtaagggctggtgttcctcaaggcagcattttgggaccaatattatacaatattttcacatctgactcacctgagttacctcagggatgtcagaaATTTTTGTGTGCGGGTGACACAGGTCTATCCGTCAAAGGACAAATCCTGCGTGTCATTTGTTATAGATTGCTGTAAGGATGAATGATTCAAAGTGCTGGTGAATCAGGTTGAATTTACTTTTCCATACTCACCCGTATACGTGCTGTAGACATGTTCATCGTCTCCCCCGATGCTGTCCTCCTCCATGACCGTGTCGTACCGTTCGGTGTAGAACCCATCGTCATCGACTACGTCCAGTTCGTCCACTTCCAGGTCGTCGTCATCGATTCCGTCGTCCTCGAGATCGTCCTCGTCACCCAGGAGATCCCCCTTGGCAGCGGGGCTCACAATTTCTGCGCTGCACTCGCGGCAACTTTCTACATCCCCCGGGACGTAGTAGAACTTGGACTGGATGGGCTCACCGGCCGGCGATGGAGGCACCTCGGACTCCGAGGTGGGGTCCAGCACTTGCCTGCAATTGGGAAAAGGAAATcgttatttttccatttttcgcTAGGAATGCAGTATCTTATGCCGGATGTAAATCGATCATTaagttacaatttattttcacaCTTCGTTGATCTTTATCAGTACTTATAcgtaattgatatttttaagaaacaacATTTGATGTTCCAACAGCTTGAATATTAAAAACTGTAAATGTcaactggggcgaaattgatctaCTAAATATGGTTCCCCTGAAGCAGAAGACATCAAAATTCTGTCAACTCGTgtatttgaacattttattgcaaaCGTAAACCTTAGAAATACGTATGATACGCCTAAATTAGGTTTTTACCCTTTAAAAAAAGCACACTACGAGAACACATgattttataatttgaaaaaaaaaaactatgcttGTAATGCTgtatgatttcaaaaatgattaaGCTAGTAATACTGAAATTTCAATGTTGCCAACGATTATTCAGCATCCttaactctcaaacccccaacgtctgacttttcattaaaaatgaactttaaaatatcataacttggccaattattaatcaattttggatctatggtctcaaacaaaccgcatactcctcaagatttattgtgttccggaagaaatgggattggccacttggttccggtgttattccggattcaaatggggtatattcgttccggaagtgatagttcccttagatttttcaagataagcggtaagaaaattattcattgtgtactttctataagtaaaaagctgccagaaggtcgaatgacattggttctcattgattctggccatttcggatacccggtcacctggcaccggttcctgaatgtacccagagaggacattttctgaaactcaaagaatactagcgtgcgacggctcaaaattcatgattttttatccggaacatcatagatatagtGCCAAAGACCAAACtaaggttctggccacatccggatacgccgGAATTGGATCCGtgagggcctcagtaggaccCTTTCGTAAtgctactcactcatatcgtccgacggctcaaaattcatgattttttatccggaacatcatagatataatgccaaggaccaatatgaggttctggcctcatccggataccccggaatcggttccgggagggcctcagtaggacactttcgtaatcctactcactcataccgtgcgacggctcaaaattcatgattttttatccggaacgtcatagatataatgccaaagaccaatatgaggttctgacCACATCCGGATACGGCGGAATTGGatccgggagggcctcagtaggacactttcgtaatcctactcactcatatcgtgcgacggctcaaaattcatgatttttttatccttaacatcatagatataatgccaaagaccaatatgaggttctggccacatccggataccccggaatagGTTCCGGcaaggcctcagtgggacacttttgtaatcttactcactcatatcgtgcgacggctcaaaattcatgattttttatccggaacatcatagatatgaTGCCaaggaccaatatgaggttctggccacatccggataccccggaatcggttccggcaaggcctcagtgggacacttttgtaatcttactcactcatatcgtgcaacggctcaaaattcatgatttttttatccggaacatcatagatataatgccaaggaCCAATATGacgttctggccac encodes:
- the LOC110681466 gene encoding uncharacterized protein LOC110681466, which translates into the protein MPAYAGFDSFASSRRTAESIYYTAKEFDSADESDCLRPHPMPISRRPSLMESLGPADAIFSRRYVDPWDMENYIYVRKQVLDPTSESEVPPSPAGEPIQSKFYYVPGDVESCRECSAEIVSPAAKGDLLGDEDDLEDDGIDDDDLEVDELDVVDDDGFYTERYDTVMEEDSIGGDDEHVYSTYTAIYNK